Proteins from a single region of Paenibacillus sp. BIHB 4019:
- the gatB gene encoding Asp-tRNA(Asn)/Glu-tRNA(Gln) amidotransferase subunit GatB: MSEATQYETVVGLEVHVELHTNSKIFCGCSTAFGAPPNTHTCPVCLGHPGVLPVLNKQAVEYAMKAAMALNCTIADVSKFDRKNYFYPDSPKAYQISQFDQPIGEHGWIDIEVNGVTKRIGITRLHLEEDAGKLTHVDGGYASLVDFNRVGTPLVEIVSEPDIRTPEEAKAYLEKLKAIMLYCEVSDVKMEEGSLRCDANISLRPYGQEKLGTRAELKNMNSFRGVQRGLEYEQWRQAEVLNGGDKVVQETRRWDEAQGKTISMRGKEESHDYRYFPDPDLVRLYIDEEWKERVKASIPELPDARKARYTSDYGLPSYDADVITASKKMADFFEASLSYTKDAKAVSNWIMGDLLGYLNSNSLELSDVKITGQGLGEMIGLLEKGTISSKIAKTVFKEMLESGKLPQQIVEEQGLVQISDEGAIIAIVDKVIESNPQSVEDFRAGKEKAIGFLVGQIMKETKGKANPAMVNKMLLERLQQA, from the coding sequence ATGTCTGAAGCGACTCAATATGAAACGGTAGTCGGGCTGGAGGTGCACGTTGAGCTGCACACCAACAGCAAGATTTTTTGCGGCTGCTCCACCGCTTTCGGAGCTCCGCCTAATACGCATACCTGCCCGGTCTGCCTCGGTCATCCCGGCGTGCTGCCGGTGCTGAACAAGCAGGCGGTTGAATACGCAATGAAGGCGGCGATGGCGCTCAATTGCACAATTGCCGATGTCAGCAAATTTGACCGTAAAAACTATTTTTATCCCGATTCGCCTAAAGCTTATCAAATTTCGCAATTTGATCAGCCTATCGGCGAGCACGGCTGGATCGATATTGAAGTAAACGGCGTTACGAAACGAATTGGCATTACCCGTCTGCACTTGGAAGAGGATGCAGGCAAGCTGACTCACGTTGATGGAGGTTATGCCTCGCTCGTTGACTTTAACCGTGTCGGCACGCCGCTCGTTGAAATTGTTTCCGAGCCGGACATTCGTACACCTGAGGAAGCGAAAGCTTATTTAGAGAAGCTGAAAGCGATTATGCTTTACTGCGAAGTATCGGATGTGAAAATGGAAGAGGGCAGCTTGCGCTGTGACGCAAACATTAGCCTTCGTCCTTATGGACAAGAGAAGCTTGGCACTCGCGCTGAGCTGAAAAACATGAACTCCTTCCGCGGTGTTCAGCGCGGTCTTGAATATGAGCAATGGCGTCAGGCCGAGGTGCTGAACGGCGGAGATAAGGTTGTTCAAGAAACTCGCCGCTGGGATGAGGCGCAGGGCAAAACGATTTCAATGCGCGGCAAGGAAGAGTCGCATGACTATCGTTATTTCCCGGACCCTGACTTGGTTCGCCTCTATATCGACGAAGAGTGGAAAGAACGCGTCAAAGCGTCGATTCCTGAGCTTCCAGATGCACGTAAAGCCCGCTATACAAGCGATTACGGCTTGCCTTCCTATGATGCTGATGTTATTACGGCATCTAAGAAAATGGCAGACTTTTTCGAAGCAAGCTTGTCCTATACGAAGGATGCGAAAGCTGTATCCAACTGGATTATGGGCGATTTGCTCGGGTATTTGAACTCGAACAGCCTGGAGCTGTCCGATGTGAAAATTACCGGGCAAGGGCTTGGAGAAATGATCGGGTTGCTGGAGAAAGGCACGATCAGCAGTAAAATCGCCAAAACCGTCTTCAAGGAAATGCTGGAATCCGGCAAGCTGCCGCAGCAAATCGTAGAAGAGCAGGGCCTTGTACAAATTAGCGATGAGGGGGCAATTATTGCCATCGTCGATAAAGTTATTGAATCGAACCCGCAATCGGTCGAAGATTTCCGGGCTGGCAAAGAGAAGGCAATCGGCTTCTTGGTCGGCCAAATTATGAAAGAAACAAAAGGCAAGGCGAATCCGGCAATGGTTAATAAAATGCTGCTGGAGCGTCTGCAGCAAGCTTAA
- a CDS encoding DUF6677 family protein — protein MKTGRRKSRLLTVLLAFLWPGAGHLYTGEYTRGLLLAAGILLDGGTIVRLADADGAKHLLLIVYLGLALPVFYFISVYDALQSLDRRTETQPGLKLRDGILIMVAGMLLMLLLMLRQPTTLFTWFDDAANYAVGPVLGLLAVGLVLRQRLAAVFRLGSFTAALFIAAAGGLLLWDEIHSSNVFALMRYWWPALFICLGGELVAYSLLQRRTRKQLRLDLIGSMAAVVIAGFGFLVTQYADLPFRWIDQYVDLNGAQDYGEEKGFHYQKEVLVVPMEEKTTAIQIYNVNGKVTLQSGNNDYISVDTEVWVDIDNQAEADKMAEKAKIEASSSGEKITLQAKSSSYGDNGTRKPRINITVTVPRLPNVQVEEIAEPDLDLESDDPTAQENNTPNPSSSNSSNNVEQASASIATTTSTPQQSPQQVEEQKDELPMRQLSILVHTDNGPIKIKNLDAPGGVELSSDTGEILAEGINGSIQAKANNGTITLRHITGDASITLLNGAVTAASITGNVFAEATNGALKMTSISGDIEADTKNGKININEASGSVKAATLNGGIELASSVVGGDWDVDSSVGEIKLTVPQYGSYTVYGSVTFGAITTNLPLEVSKKTVRGTVGDGKYRLQINANNSIAIQYAGAEQ, from the coding sequence ATGAAAACGGGACGTAGGAAAAGTCGACTGCTTACGGTGCTGCTGGCCTTTCTATGGCCGGGAGCGGGACATTTATATACAGGGGAATATACGAGAGGGCTGCTGCTTGCCGCTGGTATTTTGCTTGATGGCGGGACCATTGTCCGTCTGGCGGATGCCGATGGCGCGAAGCATTTGCTGCTTATTGTTTACTTAGGGCTTGCGCTGCCTGTATTTTATTTTATTAGCGTCTACGATGCGCTGCAAAGTTTGGATCGGCGAACGGAAACACAGCCCGGCTTAAAGCTTAGGGATGGCATACTCATAATGGTGGCAGGCATGTTGCTTATGCTGCTGCTGATGCTTAGGCAGCCGACTACGCTGTTCACTTGGTTTGACGATGCGGCGAATTATGCGGTAGGCCCTGTTCTAGGTCTGCTTGCGGTAGGCTTAGTTTTGCGTCAGCGGCTGGCAGCGGTGTTTCGGCTAGGAAGCTTCACCGCTGCATTATTTATTGCAGCTGCTGGCGGATTGCTGTTGTGGGATGAAATACACAGCAGCAATGTTTTTGCGCTCATGCGTTATTGGTGGCCTGCGCTGTTTATATGTTTGGGAGGAGAGCTCGTTGCCTACAGTCTATTGCAGCGGCGGACGCGTAAGCAATTACGGCTTGATTTGATCGGAAGCATGGCAGCGGTTGTCATCGCAGGCTTTGGTTTCTTGGTAACGCAATATGCAGATTTGCCTTTTCGCTGGATTGATCAATATGTCGATTTGAATGGCGCACAGGATTACGGCGAGGAAAAAGGCTTTCATTATCAGAAAGAAGTGCTGGTTGTTCCCATGGAAGAAAAGACGACAGCTATTCAGATTTACAATGTGAATGGCAAAGTGACGCTGCAAAGCGGGAATAATGATTATATCAGTGTAGATACCGAGGTATGGGTTGATATCGATAATCAAGCTGAGGCTGATAAAATGGCCGAAAAAGCGAAGATTGAGGCGTCATCAAGCGGTGAGAAAATTACCTTGCAGGCCAAAAGCAGCAGCTACGGGGACAATGGAACGCGCAAACCGCGTATCAATATTACCGTAACTGTGCCGCGATTGCCGAATGTTCAGGTAGAGGAAATTGCCGAGCCTGACCTTGATCTTGAGTCGGATGATCCAACTGCGCAGGAGAACAATACGCCAAATCCAAGCTCGTCTAATTCGTCTAATAATGTGGAACAAGCCTCTGCTTCAATCGCGACAACAACATCTACTCCCCAGCAGTCGCCACAACAAGTGGAGGAGCAGAAGGATGAACTGCCGATGAGACAGCTTTCTATACTTGTGCATACCGATAATGGGCCGATTAAAATTAAAAACCTCGATGCTCCCGGAGGTGTGGAGCTCTCCAGCGATACAGGCGAAATTTTAGCAGAAGGAATAAATGGCAGCATTCAAGCAAAAGCAAATAATGGAACGATTACGCTTCGTCATATAACGGGTGATGCGAGTATAACCTTATTAAATGGGGCTGTTACCGCAGCATCTATTACAGGTAATGTTTTTGCAGAAGCGACCAATGGGGCTTTGAAGATGACGAGCATTTCCGGAGATATAGAAGCCGATACGAAAAATGGGAAAATCAACATTAATGAAGCGAGCGGCTCCGTTAAGGCTGCAACCTTAAATGGCGGCATCGAGCTGGCGAGCTCGGTAGTCGGCGGTGACTGGGATGTTGATAGCTCCGTAGGGGAAATTAAGCTGACTGTCCCGCAGTATGGCAGTTACACGGTGTATGGATCAGTCACTTTTGGCGCGATTACGACGAATTTGCCGCTCGAAGTGAGCAAAAAAACAGTGCGGGGTACGGTTGGAGACGGGAAATACCGTTTGCAAATTAATGCTAATAACAGTATTGCCATACAGTATGCCGGTGCGGAGCAATAA
- the perR gene encoding peroxide-responsive transcriptional repressor PerR, giving the protein MGAVNAALQQLKMNGVRMTPQRHAILSFLMESMTHPTADEIYKSLSPNFPSMSVATIYNNLRLFVEAGLVKELTYGDDSSRFDADTSEHYHAICNDCGQIVDFEYPPLLEVERVASQETGFIVQGHRMEIYGSCSTCAAAKK; this is encoded by the coding sequence ATGGGAGCCGTTAATGCAGCATTGCAGCAATTAAAAATGAATGGTGTCCGTATGACCCCGCAGCGTCATGCCATTTTAAGCTTTTTAATGGAATCGATGACTCATCCGACAGCCGATGAAATTTATAAATCACTGTCGCCTAATTTTCCAAGCATGAGCGTGGCGACCATATATAATAACCTACGGTTATTTGTAGAAGCGGGGCTTGTTAAGGAATTGACCTATGGGGATGACTCCAGCCGCTTTGATGCGGATACATCGGAGCACTATCATGCCATTTGCAATGACTGTGGCCAAATTGTTGATTTTGAATACCCGCCGTTGCTTGAGGTGGAGCGTGTCGCATCGCAGGAGACCGGTTTTATCGTGCAAGGGCATCGAATGGAAATTTACGGTTCCTGCTCTACCTGTGCGGCAGCTAAGAAATAA